Below is a genomic region from Brassica oleracea var. oleracea cultivar TO1000 chromosome C9, BOL, whole genome shotgun sequence.
CTGAAAAGTGTTATTAAAATGATATGTCCAAAATTATATCATTTGTGGCAATATATCTATAACCGTCACCATTAATTATCATCAATATATCATAAACCGTTACCGTGAACGATATCATCGATTTTTAAGATATATATTTTTCGAAAAACCTAGAGCTTTTATTTTATTTTATTTTTAAAAAGAGAAAATTTAACTTATTAAAAAATATTTTGATTTTTTGTAAGCTAAATTTAATTTAGTTTTTTATTTTTATTTATTGTTATTTTCTTTTATTAATTAAATAACTAAAACTATTATTTAAAAAACCCTTGTTTACAAGTGACTTATTCCATTTTTCTACTCGGTAAAAAAGTAAGCCAAATTGAAAATGTATAATGATACAAAAGCCAATTTGATGGTTTAATATGCTAACCAAATAATTTTGTGGTTTAAAATGTAAATGAATACCATTTTAAAAGTTTTTATGCGATGTTCTCAATAAAAATACATTTAAATCGTGTATATCAAACTGAGTTGATTATCTATTCAGCCAAACGAAAAATGTTACTAAATAACAATTATATTTTAATGTTATAAATGTTGTGAAATAATAGATTTAGAGTTTGAATGTTTCTGTGTTTCATTAATGAATAAGTGTTCCCTTTATATAGGAGATTACAAGATAAGTAAAAAGGAAAGTATCCAAAACCTAAATCAACTAAGATTAGGAAAGACTATTAATACATAATATGGAAAGATTACAAAGAAAAGAAATCCTAATCATACAAAGAAAAGAAAACACATGTATGTGGCCGCCTCTCTCTCCCCTCAATAGACCGACTCTCTCTCCTCTCTCTCCCCTCAATAGACCGACTCTCTCTCCTCTCTCTCTCTACTGCGGATGGGCCGGTTTATGGACCGGGCTGGTGATGGACATCCATCAATTGATTTATAACACTCCCCCTTGGATGCCATAACCATACAGGGATTGTAATACGCTTAATGTTGTCTCATTAAAGCCTTATCATGAAAAATCCAGTGAGACAAAAACATGATGAAGGAAAAAGAGTACAACACGTACTACTCCCCCTGATGAGAATCTCTGTGGAGGTCTTTCAGCCCACGCATCAGCCCACGCATCCCAATCTGATGCGTGAGCTTCCTGAATGTACAGGTCGAAAGTGCCTTAGTGAATAAATCGGCCGAGTTATAACTAGACCGTACTTGGATCACTTTGACCTCTCCGGTCTTTTGCAAATCGTGGGTAAAGAAGAACTTAGGCAAAATATGTTTTGTCTNNNNNNNNNNNNNNNNNNNNNNNNNNNNNNNNNNNNNNNNNNNNNNNNNNNNNNNNNNNNNNNNNNNNNNNNNNNNNNNNNNNNNNNNNGATATGTTGGGTCATCGACCTCAACCAAACGACCTCACGGCTGGCCTCATGAATGGCTAGTATTTCCGAATGATTGGATGATGTGGCCGCGATGGTCTGTTTCATGGAACGCCATGATATGGCCGTACCTCCATGTGTAAAGACATATCCTGTCTATGATCGAGCTTGATGTGGATCTGATAAATATCCAGCATCAGCAAAGTCAACTAAACCATCCTTATAATGGTTAGTATAAAACAGACCCAAGTCTTTCGTTCCTTGTAGGTAACGAAGAACATGTTTGATCCCGTGCCTAAGGGTCAGACATGTGCTGAACCTGGACAGGAGATTCACAGCAAAGGCTATATCAGGCCGTGTATGAGTTGCCAAATACATCAAGGCTCCAATGGCACTGAGGTAAGGCATTTCGGGACCAAGGACATCCTCATCGTCCATCTTGGGACGGAATGGGTCAGTGTCCAGGCCGAGTGATCTCACGACCATGTGACTGGTTAGAGGATGGCAATCGGCCATGTTAAACCTCTTGAGTACTTTTTCTGTGTATGTCTTCTGATGCACAAGGATACCATCACTTATGTACTCAAGCTGTAATCCCAAACCGAATTTTGTTTTCCCGAGATATTTCATCTCAAATTCTTTCTTAAGGTATTCAACCGTTTGGGAAATCTCACCAGAGGTTCCAAGGATGTTCAAATCATCAACATACACAGCTATGATCACGAACCCTTGATTTTCGAATTTCTTTATGAAAATACATGGACCGATAGGGTCATTTCTATATCCCTCTTTTACAAGGTACTCACTGAGTCTATTGTACCACATTCGTCCGAATTGTTTCAGTCCATAAAGAGATTTTTTCAACTTAATACAATGTTGGTCTTAGGAACTCTCTTTGTTTTTCAATTCTATACCCTCTGAGACTTTCATATAAATGTCATTATCCAGTGGACCATAAAGGTATGCGGTTACAACATCCATTAACCGCAAATTCAGACCCTCTCTCACGGCCAGACTTATCAAAAATCTGAAGGTCGTAGCATCCACCACAGGGGAGTATGTCTCATCATAATCTATTCCAGGTCTCTGTGAGAATCCTTGTGCAACAAGTCGGGCTTTATACCTTCTCATTTCTCTTCCTCACAAAGACCCATTTGTATCCCACTGGTTTAATATCATGAGGTGTTCAGATTATTGGAACAAACACACCTCTCTTTCTCAGTGATTCTAACTCCACGTTTATGGCTTCTTTCCACTTAAGCCAATCTGATCTTTGCATGCATGCATATATAGACGTGGGTTCTTGATCCTCATTATCCATAAGTTCAAGTGCTACTTCATAAGCAAATAAATCATCCATGTCGACATGTTTTCANNNNNNNNNNNNNNNNNNNNNNNNNNNNNNNNNNNNNNNNNNNNNNNNNNNNNNNNNNNNNNNNNNNNNNNNNNNNNNNNNNNNNNNNNNNNNNNNNNNNNNNNNNNNNNNNNNNNNNNNNNNNNNNNNNNNNNNNNNNNNNNNNNNNNNNNNNNNNGGCCATGTCTAAAGCCGGGTTGGTCGCGGCCACATCACAGGCTTGATCGGCCGCGGCCGTGTCTGGTGTCTTATTAACCTTGGTTGCACCTTTCTTTATTTTCCGAGGGTTCTTATCTTTGGAACCGATTGGTCTACCACGTTTCACACGCTGGCTAGACTCTGTAGCAACTTGATTGTGTCCCTCTTGAACATCAATTCTTACTGGTGCATTAGCAGCAGGTATGTATGACTTGGTCACACTTTTTGGGTCAGCAAAGGAATCTGGCAATTGATTAGCTAGCTTTTGTAAATGTATAATCTTTTGAACTTCAAGATCACACACTTGAGTTCGAGGATCTTGCCAAGAAATGGATGTTTGATTCCATGAAATTTCTTTTATCATTTTGCTGCTATCTCCCCCTAAGGTCAGATGTTCGGATTCATTAAAATGACAATCCGCATATNNNNNNNNNNNNNNNNNNNNNNNNNNNNNNNCGTGGGGGAATCAAATCCGACATATATCCCCATCCTCCTTTGAGGTCCCATCTTTGTTCTCTGTGGTGGAGCTATAGGAACATAAATGGCACAGTCGAATGTCTTAAGATGAGATACGTCTGGCTCATGACCCGTAAGTAATTGTAATGGGGAATACTTATGTTCACTTGATGGCCTGATGCGTATGAGCTCGACCGCATGCAGGATAGCGTGTCCCCACGCTGAGACCGGAAGTCTCGACCTCATGAGTAATGGTCNNNNNNNNNNNNNNNNNNNNNNNNNNNNNNNNNNNNNNNNNNNNNNNNNNNNNNNNNNNNNNNNNNNNNNNNNNNNNNNNNNNNNNNNNNNNNNNNNNNNNNNNNNNNNNNNNNNNNNNNNNNNNNNNNNNNNNNNNNNNNNNNNNNNNNNNNNNNNNNNNNNNNNNNNNNNNNNNNNNNNNNNNNNNNNNNNNNNNNNNNNNNNNNNNNNNNNNNNNNNNNNNNNNNNNNNNNNNNNNNNNNNNNNNNNNNNNNNNNNNNNNNNNNNNNNNNNNNNNNNNNNNNNNNNNNNNNNNNNNNNNNNNNNNNNNNNNNNNNNNNNNNNNNNNNNNNNNNNNNNNNNNNNNNNNNNNNNNNNNNNNNNNNNNNNNNNNNNNNNNNNNNNNNNNNNNNNNNNNNNNNNNNNNNNNNNNNNNNNNNNNNNNNNNNNNNNNNNNNNNNNNNNNNNNNNNNNNNNNNNNNNNNNNNNNNNNNNNNNNNNNNNNNNNNNNNNNNNNNNNNNNNNNNNNNNNNNNNNNNNNNNNNNNNNNNNNNNNNNNNNNNNNNNNNNNNNNNNNNNNNNNNNNNNNNNNNNNNNNNNNNNNNNNNNNNNNNNNNNNNNNNNNNNNNNNNNNNNNNNNNNNNNNNNNNNNNNNNNNNNNNNNNNNNNNNNNNNNNNNNNNNNNNNNNNNNNNNNNNNNNNNNNNNNNNNNNNNNNNNNNNNNNNNNNNGTGCTTAGGGATGACTCGTTTCTCTTTAAGGGAATGGCCGTTTGAGTTCATAATCAGTTTACGCATCATGGACGACCCGGGATGACCCAGCCGGTCGTGCCAAAAAATGAAGTTATCAATTGCCTCTTTATTAAAAGTGGCATTAGCTTCGATCATACTGACTTTAGTGTGATAAAGACCAGTAGATAGTGCGAGTATGCATTCTAAGATTTTCTTATTGCCATGGACGAGTTCAAAGATTTGAAGAGATTCTTTGTTTCCCTCGCCCTTGGTTTCAATATGAAATCCATTCATTCGAATGTCTTTAAAGCTTAATAGATTTCTCATAGAGTTGGGTGAATACAAGGCATCTGATATCTCAAGATGTGTACCCATAGGCAACAGGATACTAGCCTGGTTGTGCCCCTCTATGAGGCTGGCAATACCCGCAATGGTTGAGATGTTGGCATTTTTAAGAGTTAAATTTATGAAGTATCTCTTATCTTTAAGAATCGTGTGGCTTGAGCCACTGTCCACAACGAGTACATCCTTGTTCTCGTTCATTTCTAAAACAAGATTCAAAAGGATGCAACTTAGAGACTTCATATATATAGGGAAAGCTTTTATTTTATTTTATTACATAGGTCTTTAAAACAAGTTTAAAATAAAAGACAACATAGAATTTTAAAAACACCAAAACATAGAAATCAGATTATAATGTCGAAATCACTTCAGTCTTTAAAACAATCCGAAGTTTCATAATCCATAAGATCGTCCTTGTCATGATCGAAGTCTTTTTCATTGTCTTGATAAACCATATGGGCTTCGGAATTCTTCCCTTTCAAACTCTCTTGATAAAGCTCAACAAGATGCTTTGGAGTTCTACAAGTCTTAGCCCAATGATTGTCCATTCCACATCTATGGCACACTGATTTACTTGATTTGGTCGAGTGTTGAGGCTTAAACGAAGATCCACGTCCACGACCATGGCCTCGTCCAAATGAGCCACGATCATGTCCATGATCTCGTCCATTCTGATTACCTCTTCCGCGGCCAAAGGAACCTCGGCCACGGCCACGTCTGTATCTACTTCCTCGACCACGGCCATAATAGCCGTTTCCTTGGACATGGTGGGACTCTTTATCGTCCTCAGTGTTGTGTGCTTCAGGTGGTGCTGCTGAGCCAACAAGTCTCATCTCACTGTTTCTCATTAATAACTCATTATTCTGCTCAGCAAGCAAGAGACAAGAAATAAGATCAGCATAGGTCTTGAAACCTTTCTCTCTGTACTGTTGTTTGTAACAGCACATTGCTTGTGTGGAAAGTGGAAAAGGTTTTCTCAAGCATATCTTGATCCGTAATACTTTCACCACACAGTTTCAACTTTGAAACGATCTTAAACATGGCCGAGTTGTACTCGTCCACAAACTTATAGTCTTTAATTCTTAGATCCCTCCAATCAGACCGAGCCTTTGGTAAGATCACCGTTCTCTGGTGATCATATCTTGATTTCAATTCGTTCCAAAGCTCTAGTGGATTCTCAATGGTTAGGTATTGATCCTTGAGACTCTCAGCTAGATGGTGATGAATGATCAAGATGGCTCTGTAACGATCTTTCTCATTTGAGTTGTTGTCCTCGGTGATACATTCACTGAGACTTTTGGATTTCAATATGATCTTGGTATCAAGCGCCCACTGAAGGTAATTGTCTCCAGAGACATTTAGGGCAGCAAAATCCAAGTTATTGATTTTCGTCATCTGAAATCATAGATAATATAGGTCCTTTTAGAAATAGGGTTTTTAGTTTTTTAAAAACATTCAAGTAAAACCTAATGGCCAAAGTATATGCCTTACGGCCAAGTAGAAGCCACACGGCCAAGTAAAAGCCACACGGTCAAGAAAGAGAAGCCACAAGGCCAAGATTCAATTTAGGGTTAATGCATATAGTTTTACATGTAATTGCAATCCTAAGATGGTTGGTTTCTATCAGTTCATGATTCAATCAAACAATCAAACAAACCAATCAGCCAAGTAATAGAACAAGCCACACGGCTATTTAGTTCAATTCAACATCATCCCTAGAATTAGATNNNNNNNNNNNNNNNNNNNNNNNTGATAAAAACTAGATCATTAGGGTTTTAACCAAGTCAAGCAATTCAGATTCAGGTTTAAACAATCCTAATCAATATTTTCTAGGTGATCAAACAAACAATTAAATTTCAAATCAAAATTAAAAATCGATTTTCTAATTTAGGGTTTTGGGGATTTCGAAACTTTGATCTTTGATCAAAAGGATTTGATTTGAGATTCAAAACCTTTAAGGTTATGATTTTAATTGATCAATGGATCAATCTTGATTTAGGGTTTAGGGGATCAGACTTATTCGAGCTCTGATTTACTCTTTTAGGGTTTGATCTATTGTCCTAGGGTTTTATCTTTAGAGATTAGTTTTTAGAGTTTCAATCTTTACAAACAATCCAAATTCAATTCTCATGTTCTTAGAATTAGGGGTACCTTTTGTTTGCAGATTGTAGAAACCGGACCACCAAGAGAACCTCGAACGGACGCGAGCTGGAACGAGCTGGAGTTGAAGTCGCGCGAGCTTATCGCTGTCGGGTCGCGAGCTGGCTGATCGGGGAACGCGAGCTGTAGCTGTCCGGGATGCAAGCTGAGAATGGATGGAGCTGAGAATGGATGGAGCTGAGACTGTGTTCGTCTAGTATTAGAAACACCTTAGGGCTCGGGCTGATCAGATGAACACTAGCTGGAACGCTTGCAAGAACAAATTAGGGTTCGTAGGGTTAGGGTTCAAGGTCGCCGGCTAGGTTTTAGGTTTAGGAGTTTTTCGATTAGGTTTTTAGGCTCATGGTGTTTAGGGACTATCTTGCTGATAACGTGTCGTGAAACAATAGATTTAGAGCTGAATGTTTCTGTGTTTCATTAATGAATAAGTGTTCCCTTTATATAGGGGATTACAAGATAAGTATAAAGGAAAGTATCCAAAACCTAAACCAACTAGGATTAGGAAAGACTACTAATACATAATATGAAAAGATTACAAAGAAAGGAAATCCTAATCATACAAGGAAAAAGAAACACATGTATGTGGCCGCCTCTCTCTCTCTTCAATAGGCCGACTCTCTCTCCTGCGGATGGGCCGGTTTATGGACCGGACCGGTTATGGACATCCATCAATTGATTTATAACAATAAAATTATTAGTGAACAAATAGAGAATTGATGGGACAGAAGAACAACATTTCACGTTACGAATGATCAAATGTTTGCAGTATATTTTACCAAAAAAAAAAAAATGTTTGCAGTATATATATTTGTACTGTCGATGGTTGTAGTGGTACAAATGGTATACATTAGAGGAAGAAGTACGAAATAACATGAAGAAAGGAAAAAAGGAAAAAAATAATCATTTGTTTTCAGTAACTATATGAGAATGTCACATAAATAACTACGAACTTAGAATAATTTAAAAAAAAAAAAAAAAAAAAAAACTTAGAATAATTTAATATTTTGATAAACATAACTTTTTTGTTAGATATACAAAATTGTCGAGAAAACTATTCAGTGGACTGAAGTACTTGATTTTTTTTACTCATTTGACTTTTTGAACACATTATTTTATAGTTTAGAAACATTTTTACGGAAAGTACAAGAAATAATATCTGAAAATAAAAGAATATAAAATAATAACGAAATATAAAGTGAATATTAAAACTTTAGAAATCCTAGACAAAATATGGTTCAGAAAATAGAAAATAGAAAATAGAAAATAGAAAATAGTATACCAGTTGAATAAAATATTAATGATGATAATTGTGGGTGTGGTGACTTCTACCTGGAGCAACAAAATGCCATTATTCAAAGCTTAAACAAAAACGGCATTTAGCAAACATGAAAACAAAAAACGGCCATTGACATATGACATTTTCATATGCTTTTCTAAATTGTATTTAAATCTAGTATTAAGGATTTGACCAAAAAAGAAACGGTATTATGGAATACAATGAATAAATTGAACAAATCAGAACTTTTTGTTGTTGGAAGATAGTGGTTGATATAGCCTTCCGTACAAACTCCACTTCAGCGAGTTGTACTTGTACCAGAATGTATTTACTTTTACGTTTGCCAACGAGGCAACGAGTTTTAAAAATTAATCCAAAAGCGAGGCTGCGAATGGAACACGTACTCTGCGCAATTTCATTTATTAAAAAAATAAAATTAAACTAATACAACAAACAAAACAATGATCATCCTGTTAAAGAAGTTTAAAACCTAGGCGAAAGGCGGCTGCAATGGCGATCTAGATCATGATCTTCTTCGAGATCGTGATCTTCACATAATATCTCGTTCTTTGGCGTGAGATTACCAGGAGCGTGCTGCTTTGTTCGTTGCTGCTATCCTTTCTCTCTCGAGACCGCGTATTGATCGTGATCTCTACTCCTTTTGAGATCGTGATCCCCACGTAATCGCCTCCTTCTTGATCGTTTTCTTTGCTTTCCGCACGGCGATCCTCATTGCACGGCGTTCGGCTTTGCTTTGATCGTTGGTGTTATGGTAATCCTTGTAATCGACTCGATCATCTCTCGCGTGATCTACAAGGCAACGTCTATGTTTTGCTAACAGAGGATGAATCGTCCACGTTCTGCTCATATGACATTTTCATATGCTTTTCTAAATTGTATTTAAATCTAGTATTAAGGATTTGACCAAAAAAGAAACGGTATTATGGAATACAATGAATAAATTGAACAAATCAGAACTTTTTGTTGTTGGAAGATAGTGGTTGATATAGTATAAACTCCACTTCAGCGAGTTGTACTTGTACCAGAATGTATTTACTTTTACGTTTGCCAACGAGGCAACGAGTTTTAAAAATTAATCCAGAAGCGAGGCTGCGAATGGAACACGTACTCTGCGCGATTTCGTTTATTAAAAAAATAAAATTAAACTAATACAACAAACAAAACAATGATTATCCTGTTAAGAAAGTTTAAAACCCAAGGTGAAAGGCGGCTGCAATGGCGATCTAGATCATGATCTTCTTCGAGATCGTGATCTTCTTCGAGATCGTTATCTTCAAATAATCTCTCGTTCTTTGGCGTGAGATTACCAGGAGCGTTCTGCTTTGTTCATTGCTGCTATCCTTTCTCTCTCGAGACCGCGTATTGATCGTGATCTCTACTCCTTCTGAGATCGTGATCCTCACGTAATCGCCTCCTTCTTGATCGTTTTCTTTGCTTTCCGCACGGCGATCCTCATAGCAAGGCGTTCGGATTTGCTTTGATCGTTGGTGTTACGGCGATCCTTGTAATCGACTTGATCATCTCTCGCGTGATCTACAAGGCAACATCTCTGTTTCGCTAACAGAGGATGAATCATCCACGTTCTGCTCATATGGCGGATGTGAAAGGGAAATGGATATGTTACGAGGATGACGACAAGCCCATTAAATTAACATATCAAGGAGACTCTCCCACCATTCGCGATTACCGGCTTTCTCTAATCGGAAAGGTCCTGAACCCTAAGAAACAATCTGTGGTGAAGCTCATTCAGACCATGCCGGCGCAGTGGGAGATGCAGGACAAGATCACTGCTAATGATCTTGGTAATGGCAAGTTCCTTCTGAACTTTGCGACGGAAGAGGATCTACAATCTGTTCTTAGGCAAGGTCCTTTCCACTATAGCTTTTGCATGTTTGTGCTCGTTCGTTGGGAGCCGGTGGTTCACGATGACTACCCTTGGATCATCCCGTTCTGGGTTGAGATCACGGGAATCCCTCTACACCTCTGGACGATAGGAAACCTCAAAAACATTGGCAAAAGACTAGGCCATATTGATACGGTGGAGCAGTTGGCAGGGCGTATGCTTATTGATGTTGATACTAGGAGGCCTCTCACATTCAAGAGGAAGATTGCATCGCCAGAAGGTGATGAAGGTTGGATCCAGATCCATTATGAAAAGATTTTTAAGTATGGTAAAACATGTGGAATGGTTACTCATGAGTTGGCTCTTTGCCCAACGAAGGAAACAACACTGGCCATTAAAGGAGCGCAATCTGATGTCTTCTCCAGGGTCCAGCTCCCGGCAAATGATGTATCTCGACAGTCCTTGCTGAGAGATAAAGAGACAGAGAATAGATATGGAAGAGATGGCTATGGAAGAGATGGCTATGGTAGGAGAGATCACCGTAGTCGATCGCCTTTGAGGGAGCGTAGGGCCGATGGCGGCTTTATGAATGATGCTAGGGCCGCTTACTCTCGCCGTGATGGTAAGGGGGATAGGAAAGCGTGGAAATAATGAGGCAAGGAAAGGAAGCTCACCTCAGAATACACACGCCAGAGCTCGCGTTATGCGCCTTATGGGAAGCAGAGGCCGACGACATGTAGGGTGAAGGAAAGATCGATGTCACGTGAGGTGTATAAGGAGGAAACGATTGCATCTCGTGCTTATGGAACGCATATACGGTCTACTGGCGAATCATCTGTGCATCAACCCGCTGATGAAATAGCCCACGATCTCCATAAGAGCAGTGGGAAGAGGATTGCAAGTCAAATTATGATGCCGGCTAGGCATGAGAATGATGACAATGTCACAAAACGTCCTAGAGCGTCTCCTCGTTTGTTGACTTTCTCTCCTACGGAGAAAGCATTGCCGGCTGATGCTCAGTTTATTGGAGCTCTAAATGGCATGGAAATTGGTGATACAATCAACACAGATGTGGAGCTACACGACCCGGTGATGGTTGTGGAAACTCAAGACGATGACCTACTGGGGGAGGATTTGATGGATATGGAGGCAGAAACTGAGGGTAATGTGCAAGAGGTTGAGCGGGAGGGAGATGTAAGTGCACTGGTAAAGCCGAGAACCTCATCTTCTTATAAGAGTGTTGGGAGGTCTGGATTCCCTTTGGGATTACATAATAAGAAGGCGGGTTTCCTTCGTCCAGGATCTCCGCAGGCGCGTCGTTCGTCTTCAAGGGACAAAGTTCATTCAAAAAAACAACGTTCACGGCCGAGTAAGAGTTCGAGAGGCAGCACACGTAAGGGGAATGGTTTGGGGGGGGTCCAAAAACTCCTCCGGAAAGTATCCATGAAGACAATCAGTTGGAACTGTAGAGGGATAGGGAACGACCTCACAGTTCGATGCCTTACGGAGATGTGTCAGAAGCATCGCCCAAGACTTGTGTTCCTTTCTGAGACGAGGAACAGAAGGCTGCTGTTGCAAAACATTCAAGCCGACTTAGGTTTTGATCATTTGTTTACCGTTGAGCCACTTGGACTCAGCGGAGGTTTAGCTTTATTTTTTATGGATGAATTTCAAGTTAATGTTTTATTTTCGAATAACCGTTTGATTGACATTGAGTCATTCATTGATGGAATAAAAGTCTATATGACGTTTGTTTATGGTGATCCTGTATTAGAAAGACGAGATCAAGTTTGGGAACGTCTTACGCATTTCTCAACAACAAGAAATGGACTTTGGTTCATGATAGGAAACTTTAATGAAATTACGGGTCATAATGAAAAAGAAGGTGGGAGACAACGTCCTGATAGTTCTTTCCTACCATTTAAGCAGATGCTTAATGATTGTGGTATGCTAGAGTTTCCTTTCACGGGGAACATGCTATCATGGGTAGGAAAGAGAGCAAGAGGCACAACTGTCAGATGTCGCTTGGACAGAGCAGTAGGAAATGCGGATTGGCATGAGAAATTTCCTCATTCTACTGTGAAGTATATGAGGTTATAGGGATCAGATCATCGTCCGATCCTGGCAGACATACTCACAAAGCCAACGAGAAGATTGAAAAAATTCATGTTTGACAAAAGATAGCTGGATAATGAAGAGTTAAGGAAAGTCATTCTTGAGGGATGGAAATTACCTGATCTTCCTCCCAATGTGACTATTATGGAACACATTGCGAGTTGCCGTAAAGCCTTGAGCGAATGGAGGAGAGAACATAATGTTAATTCCGCAAAATTAGTGGAGGAGCTTAAGGAGAAAGTGGAGGGCTTGTATGTAGATGATAATGCTACCACTGAGCAGTTCGCAGCAGCATTGAAGGAACTTTCAGATGCTCTTAAAGCAGAAGAAATGTTCTGGAAACAGAAGAGTCGAGTGTTTTGGCTGCGAGAAGGTGACAGAAATACAAAATTCTTTCATGCTTTGACAAAGCAAAGAAGGGCACGAAATAAGATAACGCAGCTCCGGGATGCAAATGGGAATGTAGTTGAGGATTTAGAAGGATTAGTAGCCATTGCTACTTGCTACTTTAGACATATTTTTGAATCATCTAACCCGGAGGACGTTGAAGAAGCACTGGCTCAAGTCCCTACGATGATCACCAGGCAATGAATG
It encodes:
- the LOC106314843 gene encoding uncharacterized protein LOC106314843, with product MADVKGKWICYEDDDKPIKLTYQGDSPTIRDYRLSLIGKVLNPKKQSVVKLIQTMPAQWEMQDKITANDLGNGKFLLNFATEEDLQSVLRQGPFHYSFCMFVLVRWEPVVHDDYPWIIPFWVEITGIPLHLWTIGNLKNIGKRLGHIDTVEQLAGRMLIDVDTRRPLTFKRKIASPEGDEGWIQIHYEKIFKYGKTCGMVTHELALCPTKETTLAIKGAQSDVFSRVQLPANDVSRQSLLRDKETENRYGRDGYGRDGYGRRDHRSRSPLRERRADGGFMNDARAAYSRRDGKGDRKAWK